The Dysidea avara chromosome 13, odDysAvar1.4, whole genome shotgun sequence genome includes a region encoding these proteins:
- the LOC136242606 gene encoding polyketide synthase PksN-like produces MAVREFPIAVVGISARVPGAQSCHDLWELLVTGKHCEASFPPERSSDVHHILSAFRDHLVDEKNPFLAGSYFKSINEFDCSFFSFNHKEALHIEPEQRIFLETLWSLFEDSGYSCKIRGTRTGVYVCSTASKYKYILSEDVSNDHPLLLSSRVSRMFDLLGPSMMLPIGYSSLSAVHLACQGLLSGECEMTIAGEISLDLLPLNLKPDACSHVGFNVGNANVSYSEGCGVMLLKPLHNAIADKDFIYAVLEATSSNQHDTSCCITTTPLVIPQADLFFHTRNLVQILPDHIAYFETYGTETPVGDPVVVASIANTFKNLGTQKFPLQSIGINTGQLADSRGGIFAVIKAILCLMKKQIPPIRSVLKPGFSDDMKEAPFYVNASVVEWRTSPRFASCSALGTQGTSVHVVLKEYVCSQTIESIDDDVHPINQHHSSQLLVLAANSPQSLLKFISALVKFFNSSENRTYRHLQNVCYSLNSGRMHDNLCYRAVVYANSWDRMQHNLQFLLDNEPNIDLSQKSAVLENKWGNYEGCGIFHTPTSMSLNASSFARGFYDAVLLYIKGKSISWSCLYGDNNGFKKVPFLPTYRFNNTRVWPETSHPLCLNLPQQQLQKSCEKSEHVPAIRPPTVYFSLLAETLNSILGENYDWHINGEESLLSLGINHHKLAQICRELQGTSCDLVQLPINSTCTFNTILAYFENTTQSFAKRPCYASQQEEALAVDSSISQSFVLNTNSASKNLSTTQQRILLAQGACPQSTAYVNTVAYYTQDSSTIADVFEYLVQRHPILACIIKRNSCIQNYEMGIDQQVVNFDVKIESIECLEEASLYLSKSIPVIKILASPLAVFRLLKVCNNNVTIVVVHVHHIISDDITLSNISSDIHSFLNGMKLTNNVPNVYVPISEEAYYNSSQYSTDSQFWSEKFLLLPPDVNLTMLPKADSVWNDSMVYLAKQISKSVPDKVLSIIAKCCCDLHITQFDYYLACTLLVVERYLGVSEIAIAIPVHTRSHVGKDVDGPFVNTVLFTTSVNINSLLHEYIQDIAKQWSLSVNHSQYPFDRVAKMIQKKHAKSYNSFCCVTFNNCLRNMPSNNEILVHSKHAKMPFGINIVSNQDNIITITCEWAAGIIDGGISERLFDGIFEMCKNAPSMLNQKIDAIQVLSSIELDLVHSFSHTESSFNSNGLSVIHTFEENVEKYPNACAVACQNRTLTYECLNTLATRIASGLILHVGRIALQHNPILLLSEKDEFAVVSILGVWKAGGHFLPVSSATFNSVVKSTSVSAVIINLSTDINDLHLSKVKVFSVTDLLHTGSNAVGSNVVSEEKATEDHLAYIIRTSGTTGKAKQCKITHKNLNILANAWKLKYDMSTYSVNVLQWVPLTFDVFIGDLVKALICSSGVLTICPNHFRLDIPYIISLIKQRKVTLAEVTPQFGSQLVQNAKRGDLDSLKLFILGSDVLHSHVYMKVKTHLNKNQRILNSYGMTEATIDSSYFEGSVLPRTRSNTVPVGKPLPGVHLYVVDKHTLQPCPVGTIGELYIGGSVLASGDVKKCYIKGIDHECLKTGDAACWLPSGDLELLGRLDNVVKLRGFRMSTTEIEGKIIALVKGIKDVCVAILESDEPDNTVKFLCAFVVPESNVSVDYSTIKSVLYGNIPDYMLPDIVHPIEKLPMSENGKVNHKALPKLADIWSGKILSETNLREQTQAHIILTQLLAEAMEIQSNQVHLEQSFMEQGCNSLILLRFASLIKERSSYDIDIATIFCCPSIDSLAAYINETEDHNEVSKRTVDTNKIAITGLGLKLPGGIVSLAQFWKALNDSGKDVLGSFSEKRIHDTFDQSTPPTCNMFTETKGAFLEHIDNFDPNFFQMTLDEAKNMSPEQRLFLQVATEALAEGKNLSRSRGAKIGTFVSYSYYQLNRQMHKIEAVPGIITTSFADQWNLNGPTSSTCSSSLMALKQACESIKNNDCESALVGGINLVHPGIVRTSTKSHTTACDEGTGGAMLGEGVLCIYIEPLCNALKENKYIYGIVKSIATSNIKHDDGCNTLSSVQITIKEALSDGNINPSDVGFVECHDTGTIVESGFELSALKSLFKHNHLPIGCVKAIFGNLQSTAGLLGLFKILVMFAHKRIPPTVQLESPYLKVSCSLPYSTSKVVAWKTNENMTRIAGLSSFDSADTYYHAILAEHSCCKIKNEVAGLPKLAHCPLLFSFTTLGQIKQQASLYYTYIEQIICQDHSQYNMLDLCVTVAKRLRDIKLAEVGYHECRMIILAKDPNQTMDILQVIISVTSINSLIKLSNIYNDVKIYSSKCNTATCSTFTDYLLNGNVDIPCLFPDIQNYHVTPVPCVTLVMFDEQQVLCGPYGHP; encoded by the coding sequence ATGGCAGTTAGAGAGTTTCCTATTGCTGTAGTTGGTATTTCAGCAAGAGTACCAGGTGCTCAGTCATGCCATGATCTGTGGGAGCTACTTGTTACTGGCAAACACTGTGAAGCGAGTTTTCCACCAGAGAGGTCATCTGATGTTCATCACATCCTTTCTGCATTTAGAGACCATTTAGTTGATGAGAAAAATCCATTTCTTGCTGGTTCATATTTTAAATCAATTAATGAATTTGACTGTAGCTTCTTTTCATTTAACCATAAGGAAGCCCTCCATATTGAGCCAGAGCAACGTATTTTTCTTGAAACCTTGTGGAGTTTATTTGAAGATTCAGGCTACTCATGTAAAATTAGGGGTACTCGTACTGGAGTGTATGTTTGTAGTACTGCAAGCAAGTACAAATACATACTATCTGAGGATGTTTCTAATGATCATCCCCTTTTGTTATCCTCCAGGGTATCTCGTATGTTTGACTTGCTTGGCCCATCTATGATGTTACCTATTGGATACTCATCACTTTCAGCTGTCCATTTGGCCTGTCAGGGCCTCTTATCTGGGGAGTGTGAAATGACCATTGCAGGAGAAATATCTCTTGACCTTCTTCCACTAAATTTGAAACCAGATGCTTGCAGTCATGTTGGGTTTAATGTGGGGAATGCTAACGTATCATATAGTGAAGGGTGTGGTGTTATGTTGTTGAAGCCATTACATAATGCAATTGCTGATAAAGATTTTATATATGCTGTCTTGGAAGCCACTTCATCTAATCAGCATGACACCTCATGTTGCATCACTACTACACCACTGGTTATTCCACAGGCTGACCTTTTTTTCCACACTCGGAATTTGGTTCAGATTTTACCTGACCATATTGCTTACTTTGAAACTTATGGCACTGAGACTCCTGTTGGAGATCCAGTAGTGGTAGCTAGCATCGCAAATACATTTAAGAATCTTGGCACTCAGAAATTTCCTTTACAATCCATTGGAATCAACACTGGACAACTAGCTGATAGTAGAGGAGGCATCTTTGCTGTAATAAAAGCAATCTTGTGTTTGATGAAAAAGCAGATCCCACCAATAAGAAGTGTTCTAAAACCAGGTTTCAGTGATGATATGAAGGAAGCACCTTTTTATGTAAATGCCTCTGTGGTTGAATGGAGAACATCTCCAAGATTTGCTAGTTGTAGTGCTTTAGGTACACAGGGTACAAGTGTGCATGTGGTTCTCAAGGAGTACGTGTGCTCTCAAACCATTGAGagtattgatgatgatgtgcatCCCATCAATCAACATCACAGTAGTCAATTATTGGTCTTAGCAGCAAATTCTCCACaatctttattaaaatttatttctgCATTAGTAAAATTCTTCAACAGTTCAGAAAACAGAACTTATAGACATCTGCAAAATGTTTGCTACTCTTTAAATTCTGGTAGAATgcatgataacctctgctacagAGCAGTCGTTTATGCTAATAGCTGGGATCGAATGCAGCACAATTTACAATTCCTTTTAGACAATGAACCCAACATAGATTTGTCGCAAAAGTCAGCTGTTTTAGAGAATAAATGGGGAAATTATGAGGGGTGTGGCATATTTCATACCCCTACTTCAATGAGTTTAAATGCCTCCAGTTTTGCAAGAGGGTTTTATGATGCAGTTTTATTGTACATCAAAGGCAAATCAATATCTTGGTCATGCCTCTATGGTGACAACAATGGATTTAAAAAGGTACCATTTTTACCCACGTATCGATTTAATAACACAAGAGTATGGCCAGAAACTAGTCACCCATTGTGCCTAAATCTTCCACAACAACAGCTTCAGAAATCATGTGAAAAAAGTGAGCATGTTCCTGCTATAAGACCACCCACAGTGTATTTCAGCTTACTGGCAGAAACTCTAAATAGCATACTTGGTGAGAACTATGACTGGCATATAAATGGTGAAGAAAGCCTCCTGTCACTAGGAATCAATCATCATAAGCTAGCACAGATCTGTAGGGAACTTCAAGGTACTAGTTGTGATCTTGTACAACTGCCAATTAATTCTACATGTACGTTTAACACAATTCTTGCTTATTTTGAAAATACTACCCAGTCTTTTGCAAAAAGACCATGTTATGCCAGTCAGCAAGAAGAAGCACTAGCTGTAGATTCAAGTATCAGTCAAAGTTTTGTCTTAAATACAAATTCTGCTAGCAAAAATTTGTCAACTACTCAGCAAAGAATACTGCTTGCACAAGGAGCCTGTCCTCAATCAACTGCTTATGTCAATACAGTAGCTTACTATACACAAGATAGTTCAACTATCGCTGATGTGTTTGAATATCTAGTCCAACGTCATCCTATACTTGCCTGCataataaaaagaaattcatGTATTCAGAACTATGAAATGGGTATAGATCAGCAAGTAGTgaattttgatgtcaaaattgAGTCAATTGAATGCCTTGAAGAAGCAAGTTTGTACTTAAGCAAATCCATTCCAGTGATTAAAATACTTGCTTCACCACTTGCAGTTTTCCGACTACTGAAAGTGTGCAATAACAATGTCACTATTGTGGTAGTACATGTGCATCACATCATCTCAGATGACATTACTCTGTCAAATATCAGTAGCGACATCCATAGTTTTTTAAATGGGATGAAGCTAACTAACAATGTTCCCAATGTTTATGTACCAATAAGTGAGGAAGCTTATTATAATTCATCACAGTATAGCACAGACAGCCAATTTTGGAGTGAAAAGTTTTTACTATTGCCACCAGATGTTAATCTAACTATGCTACCTAAAGCTGATTCCGTTTGGAATGATTCTATGGTTTATCTAGCTAAACAAATTAGCAAGAGTGTACCTGACAAAGTTTTAAGCATAATAGCAAAATGTTGTTGTGACCTGCACATTACTCAGTTTGACTATTACTTGGCATGTACACTTCTTGTTGTTGAGCGATACCTTGGCGTTTCTGAAATAGCTATTGCTATCCCGGTTCACACAAGATCTCATGTTGGCAAGGATGTTGATGGACCATTTGTAAACACTGTGTTGTTCACAACAAGTGTCAATATTAATTCATTACTACATGAGTACATCCAAGACATTGCTAAACAATGGTCATTATCAGTAAACCATTCACAGTATCCATTTGACAGAGTTGCTAAGATGATCCAAAAGAAGCATGCAAAGAGTTATAACTCATTTTGCTGTGTGACATTTAATAACTGTTTACGAAATATGCCATCGAACAATGAGATTTTGGTCCATTCAAAGCATGCCAAAATGCCATTTGGCATTAACATTGTTTCCAATCAAGACAACATAATAACTATCACATGTGAATGGGCAGCTGGTATAATTGATGGTGGAATTTCCGAAAGACTTTTTGATGGAATATTTGAAATGTGTAAAAATGCCCCAAGCATGCTCAACCAGAAAATTGATGCTATTCAAGTGCTGTCATCCATTGAGTTGGATCTTGTTCATTCATTCAGTCACACTGAGTCGAGTTTTAACTCCAATGGTTTATCAGTCATTCATACATTTGAAGAAAATGTAGAGAAATATCCTAATGCTTGTGCAGTAGCTTGCCAAAATAGGACACTAACATATGAATGCTTGAATACATTGGCCACCAGAATTGCTTCGGGACTCATTTTGCATGTAGGCCGTATTGCCCTTCAACACAATCCCATTTTACTTTTATCAGAGAAAgatgaatttgctgttgtgtcTATCTTAGGTGTGTGGAAAGCTGGTGGCCATTTTTTACCAGTGTCGAGTGCtacttttaacagtgtagtgaaAAGCACTTCAGTGTCTGCTGTTATTATTAACTTGTCAACTGACATAAATGACTTGCATCTCAGCAAAGTTAAGGTGTTCAGTGTAACCGATCTTTTACATACGGGCAGTAATGCTGTAGGCAGTAATGTCGTAAGTGAAGAAAAGGCAACTGAAGACCATTTGGCTTACATCATCAGAACATCGGGAACAACTGGGAAAGCAAAGCAATGCAAGATTACTCACAAAAATCTAAACATATTGGCAAATGCTTGGAAACTTAAATATGATATGAGTACTTACAGTGTAAATGTGCTTCAGTGGGTACCACTAACATTTGATGTTTTCATTGGTGACTTGGTTAAAGCCTTGATATGTAGCAGTGGGGTTCTGACTATTTGTCCTAACCACTTTAGACTTGACATACCGTATATAATCAGTCTGATCAAACAGCGGAAAGTCACACTGGCTGAAGTTACACCTCAGTTTGGTTCACAGTTGGTCCAAAATGCAAAGCGTGGAGATTTAGATTCTCTTAAACTGTTTATTTTAGGTTCTGATGTTCTTCATTCacatgtgtacatgaaagtGAAAACCCATCTGAACAAGAACCAGAGAATTTTGAACAGCTACGGTATGACTGAAGCTACTATTGACTCATCATATTTTGAAGGAAGCGTGTTACCAAGAACTAGAAGCAATACTGTCCCAGTAGGCAAGCCACTTCCAGGTGTACATTTGTATGTCGTAGACAAGCACACACTACAACCATGTCCAGTTGGCACCATAGGTGAATTGTATATTGGTGGTTCTGTTTTAGCTTCAGGTGATGTCAAGAAATGTTACATAAAGGGTATTGACCATGAGTGCCTAAAAACTGGTGATGCTGCTTGCTGGCTACCATCAGGTGACCTTGAACTTCTTGGGAGATTAGACAACGTAGTGAAATTGAGGGGTTTTCGAATGAGTACCACTGAAATTGAAGGCAAAATTATTGCATTGGTGAAAGGTATAAAAGATGTATGTGTTGCAATTCTTGAAAGTGATGAACCTGACAATACAGTCAAGTTCCTCTGTGCCTTTGTTGTGCCAGAGTCAAATGTTTCCGTTGACTATTCAACCATAAAGAGTGTGCTCTATGGCAATATCCCAGACTACATGCTACCAGACATAGTGCACCCTATAGAAAAGCTTCCCATGTCAGAGAACGGAAAAGTAAACCACAAAGCATTGCCTAAACTAGCAGATATTTGGAGTGGAAAAATTCTCAGTGAGACAAATCTAAGGGAACAAACACAAGCACACATTATTTTAACACAACTGCTTGCTGAAGCAATGGAAATTCAGTCCAATCAAGTACATCTTGAACAAAGCTTCATGGAACAAGGCTGTAATTCTTTAATTCTTCTTCGTTTTGCTTCTTTGATCAAAGAAAGATCCAGCTATGATATAGATATTGCCACTATTTTTTGCTGTCCAAGTATTGATAGTTTAGCAGCTTACATCAATGAAACTGAAGATCACAACGAAGTTAGTAAGAGAACAGTTGATACTAACAAAATTGCAATCACTGGTTTGGGACTAAAGCTGCCAGGAGGAATAGTATCACTTGCTCAGTTCTGGAAAGCATTAAATGATAGCGGTAAAGATGTGCTTGGGTCATTCTCTGAGAAGAGAATTCATGATACTTTTGATCAATCAACACCCCCTACTTGCAATATGTTTACAGAAACTAAGGGTGCTTTCCTAGAGCACATTGATAACTTTGATCCTAACTTTTTTCAAATGACACTTGACGAAGCTAAAAATATGTCACCTGAACAACGTCTCTTTCTTCAAGTAGCAACTGAAGCTTTAGCTGAAGGAAAGAACCTTTCCAGAAGCAGAGGTGCAAAGATTGGTACTTTTGTTAGCTATAGTTATTATCAGCTAAATCGCCAAATGCATAAAATTGAAGCAGTGCCAGGGATAATAACAACTTCTTTTGCTGATCAGTGGAACCTTAATGGTCCCACAAGCTCAACCTGCTCTTCATCACTGATGGCATTAAAACAAGCTTGTGAATCGATTAAGAATAATGATTGTGAAAGTGCTCTAGTTGGTGGGATCAATCTTGTACACCCAGGAATAGTAAGAACAAGTACGAAGAGTCACACAACAGCTTGTGATGAAGGTACAGGTGGTGCAATGTTAGGTGAAGGTGTACTTTGCATTTACATTGAGCCTTTGTGCAATGCTCTGAAAGAAAACAAATATATTTATGGTATTGTTAAAAGCATTGCAACTAGTAACATCAAGCATGATGATGGATGTAATACATTAAGTTCTGTTCAGATTACAATAAAGGAGGCATTGAGTGATGGTAACATTAATCCTTCAGATGTTGGCTTTGTTGAATGTCATGATACAGGGACAATAGTAGAAAGTGGATTTGAGTTGTCTGCACTGAAATCACTTTTTAAGCATAATCATTTGCCAATAGGATGTGTAAAGGCCATATTTGGAAATTTACAGTCAACTGCAGGCTTATTAGGTTTATTCAAAATATTAGTGATGTTTGCTCATAAAAGAATCCCTCCAACAGTTCAGCTGGAATCACCATATCTCAAAGTGTCTTGCTCTTTACCGTACTCAACCAGTAAGGTGGTGGCTTGGAAGACAAATGAGAATATGACAAGGATAGCTGGATTAAGTTCATTTGATTCAGCTGATACCTATTATCATGCTATACTAGCTGAACACAGTTGTTgcaaaattaaaaatgaagtagctgGACTTCCCAAATTGGCACATTGCCCACTGCTGTTTAGTTTTACAACACTGGGACAAATAAAACAACAAGCATCACTTTATTACACCTACATCGAGCAAATAATTTGTCAAGATCACAGTCAGTACAACATGTTGGATTTGTGTGTTACTGTAGCGAAGAGATTGAGGGATATCAAACTTGCTGAAGTGGGTTATCACGAATGTCGAATGATAATTTTAGCAAAAGATCCCAATCAAACAATGGATATATTACAAGTAATAATTAGTGTGACAAGCATTAACTCTTTAATCAAACTGTCCAATATTTATAATGATGTCAAGATTTATTCTTCTAAATGCAATACAGCTACTTGCTCTACTTTTACCGATTACTTGTTAAATGGAAATGTTGACATTCCTTGTTTGTTCCCTGACATTCAGAATTACCATGTCACACCTGTGCCATGTGTTACGCTAGTGATGTTTGATGAACAGCAAGTATTGTGTGGACCCTATGGCCATCCATAA